From Pelmatolapia mariae isolate MD_Pm_ZW linkage group LG1, Pm_UMD_F_2, whole genome shotgun sequence, one genomic window encodes:
- the LOC134624090 gene encoding uncharacterized protein LOC134624090, with product MLETNKEGVRTESTVSLMLTSTLVTPDSSMQRAADDADSAMEASAAAGPPPPVAATFAVALKLPDFWLHDPPSWFVHVEAQFALRGISADDTKYHHVVASLDPLATRRAMALLRDPPAQGKYAALKELLLRRYALSDAERAEKLLNLSGLGGGTALELMENMLSLLGPDDGGFLFAHLFLRQLPAAVRAVLANSPLLPAKDYRSLAEEADRILLASRTFNVHALATDSPAAPSTAPPASPGASAPLLTAGIATRRHRGKNICFYHQRFGDRARRCLPPCAFTAQGNGPASAP from the coding sequence atgttggagacgaataaagaaggagtgagaactgagagcACTGTGTCGTTGATGCttacctccacattggtgaccCCTGACTCGAGCATGCAACGGGCCGCAGATGACGCAGACTCCGCTATGGAGGCATCAGCGGCCGCCGGACCTCCGCCTCCTGTTGCAGCTACGTTCGCTGTGGCGCTGAAACTGCCGGACTTTTGGCTCCATGACCCCCCGTCGTGGTTCGTACACGTGGAGGCTCAGTTCGCCCTTCGCGGCATCTCGGCTGACGACACGAAGTATCACCATGTGGTGGCCTCGCTCGACCCGCTGGCCACCCGTCGCGCGATGGCGCTCCTCCGGGACCCACCCGCCCAAGGGAAATACGCCGCCCTTAAAGAGCTGCTTCTTCGGCGCTATGCCCTCTCCGACGCTGAACGAGCCGAAAAGCTCCTCAACTTGTCAGGCTTGGGTGGCGGTACCGCGCTCGAGCTCATGGAGAACATGCTATCGTTGCTCGGGCCGGATGACGGGGGATTCCTCTTCGCCCACCTCTTCCTCCGCCAGCTACCGGCCGCCGTGAGAGCTGTCCTCGCAAACTCCCCACTTCTGCCGGCGAAGGATTATCGCTCCCTGGCTGAAGAAGCGGATCGCATTCTCCTGGCTAGCCGCACTTTCAACGTTCACGCCCTGGCTACGGACTCGCCGGCGGCGCCTTCCACTGCTCCACCTGCCTCCCCCGGAGCATCCGCCCCCTTGCTGACGGCAGGGATTGCTACACGCCGGCACCGCGGAAAGAACATCTGTTTCTACCATCAGCGTTTTGGCGACAGAGCGCGTCGCTGCCTGCCGCCTTGCGCTTTCACGGCCCAGGGAAACGGACCCGCCAGCGCGCCGTAG